One genomic segment of Vibrio fluvialis includes these proteins:
- a CDS encoding TnsA endonuclease N-terminal domain-containing protein has product MSVLSSPSPSPSPSPSPSPSPSPSTAALIALESAFVTPARNLTKSRGKNIHRYVSAKMGKRVTVESFLECAACYHFDFEPSIVRFCSQPIRFSYCLNGKTHTYVPDFLVQFDTGEFKLYEVKSDMESSKEEFQCEWEAKVQGAFELGLELELVTEEEILDEVIFSNLKLLHRYASRDNLNHFHQTLLATFKLNGTQTAKSLGHHLGLNGRKILPFLCDLLSRNLLQTSLETPLSLESEFELVCHA; this is encoded by the coding sequence ATGTCTGTTCTATCTTCTCCTTCTCCTTCTCCTTCTCCTTCTCCTTCTCCTTCTCCTTCTCCTTCTCCTTCTACTGCCGCCCTGATTGCACTTGAAAGTGCATTTGTTACTCCTGCTCGAAACTTAACTAAGTCGCGTGGGAAAAACATACACCGTTACGTCAGTGCTAAGATGGGAAAAAGAGTTACAGTAGAATCTTTTTTAGAATGTGCTGCTTGTTATCATTTTGATTTTGAGCCCAGCATCGTGCGCTTTTGTTCTCAGCCGATAAGATTTTCATACTGCCTAAATGGTAAGACCCATACTTATGTTCCAGACTTTCTAGTTCAATTTGATACCGGTGAATTTAAGTTGTACGAAGTAAAGTCCGATATGGAAAGCTCAAAAGAGGAATTTCAATGTGAATGGGAAGCAAAAGTTCAAGGTGCGTTTGAGTTAGGTTTGGAGCTAGAGCTGGTTACAGAGGAAGAAATACTGGATGAGGTCATATTTAGCAACCTTAAACTTTTGCATCGATATGCTTCAAGAGATAACTTGAATCACTTTCATCAAACTCTCCTTGCCACCTTTAAATTGAATGGTACCCAAACCGCAAAGAGTTTAGGACACCACCTTGGCCTAAATGGAAGAAAAATATTACCATTCCTGTGTGATTTGCTCTCTCGAAACTTACTTCAAACAAGCTTAGAGACGCCACTTTCACTTGAGTCTGAATTTGAATTGGTTTGTCATGCCTAA
- a CDS encoding GMP reductase: MRIEQELKLGFKDVLFRPKRSTLKSRSQVNLTREFTFKHSGRQWSGVPVIAANMDSVGSFAMAKALAEHGVMTAVHKHYTVEDWAEFAKTADKATLNNVMVSTGTSDADFQKTQDIMALSDEFIFICIDIANGYSEHLVEYVERVRAAFPDKVISAGNVVTGDMCEELILAGADIVKVGIGPGSVCTTRVKTGVGYPQLSAIIECADAAHGLGGTIIGDGGCSCAGDVSKAFGGGADFVMLGGMLAGHEESGGEVIEKDGEKFMKFYGMSSKSAMDKHSGGVAGYRAAEGKTVLLPYRGSVHGTIQDILGGVRSTCTYVGAAKLKELTKRTTFIRVQEQENNVFGKE, from the coding sequence ATGCGTATCGAACAAGAACTTAAGTTGGGTTTTAAAGATGTCCTGTTTCGCCCGAAACGTTCAACCCTGAAAAGCCGTTCTCAAGTAAATTTAACCCGCGAGTTTACCTTCAAGCATAGTGGCCGTCAATGGTCCGGTGTGCCAGTCATTGCGGCGAATATGGACTCAGTGGGCAGCTTTGCGATGGCCAAAGCACTGGCTGAGCATGGTGTAATGACCGCAGTCCACAAACACTACACCGTTGAAGACTGGGCTGAGTTTGCGAAAACCGCAGATAAAGCCACCCTGAACAACGTGATGGTGTCTACCGGTACTTCCGACGCAGACTTCCAAAAAACCCAAGACATCATGGCGCTGTCAGATGAATTCATTTTCATCTGTATCGACATTGCCAACGGTTACTCAGAACATCTGGTTGAGTACGTTGAACGAGTGCGTGCAGCCTTCCCGGATAAAGTGATCTCAGCAGGCAACGTTGTGACAGGCGATATGTGTGAAGAGCTGATTCTTGCAGGTGCAGACATCGTCAAAGTCGGCATTGGCCCAGGCTCTGTGTGTACCACTCGCGTCAAAACCGGTGTCGGTTATCCGCAACTGTCTGCCATCATTGAGTGTGCTGATGCGGCACACGGCCTTGGCGGCACCATCATCGGTGACGGTGGCTGTTCATGTGCAGGCGATGTCTCTAAAGCCTTCGGTGGCGGCGCAGATTTCGTCATGCTGGGCGGCATGCTGGCTGGTCACGAAGAGTCAGGCGGCGAAGTCATCGAAAAAGACGGCGAGAAGTTCATGAAGTTCTACGGCATGTCTTCAAAGAGCGCGATGGACAAACACTCTGGCGGCGTCGCGGGCTACCGCGCAGCTGAAGGAAAAACCGTCCTGTTGCCATACCGTGGCAGTGTGCACGGCACCATCCAGGACATCCTCGGCGGTGTGCGTTCAACCTGTACCTACGTAGGCGCAGCAAAGCTTAAAGAGCTAACAAAGCGTACTACCTTCATCCGCGTACAAGAGCAAGAGAACAACGTATTCGGTAAAGAGTGA
- a CDS encoding outer membrane beta-barrel protein, with product MIKPMIAGITLATLFAAMPTFAATNSQHQFNVDAGYTTLDNGHSSDQVFTTTVGYSYYFSPFMGVDLGYNGTMSSTAKLRDGNGNAIETKYDSFYGGIRAEAPVTRYATLYARGGFAYTQLEETNVSAVPETSSTHSGVNPYVSAGARVATGLNPNLEFTAEVSYQDLDKGYSSTSFSVGARFRM from the coding sequence ATGATAAAACCCATGATCGCCGGGATAACGCTGGCAACACTGTTTGCCGCCATGCCAACTTTTGCCGCCACCAACAGCCAGCATCAGTTCAACGTTGATGCAGGTTATACCACCTTAGATAACGGTCACAGCAGTGATCAGGTATTTACCACGACCGTCGGCTACAGCTACTACTTTTCGCCTTTCATGGGCGTAGATTTGGGCTATAACGGCACGATGTCGAGCACCGCAAAACTGCGCGATGGCAACGGCAATGCCATCGAAACCAAATACGACAGTTTCTACGGCGGTATTCGCGCCGAGGCGCCAGTCACCCGATACGCCACACTCTACGCGCGCGGCGGCTTTGCCTATACGCAGTTGGAAGAAACGAATGTCAGCGCCGTGCCGGAAACCTCCTCGACACATTCGGGCGTTAATCCCTATGTGAGTGCTGGCGCTCGCGTCGCCACCGGATTGAACCCGAACCTTGAGTTTACCGCTGAAGTCAGTTACCAAGACCTTGATAAAGGTTACTCCAGTACCTCATTCAGTGTGGGTGCGCGCTTTAGAATGTAG
- a CDS encoding 2-hydroxyacid dehydrogenase, which produces MIDIAFFSAKTYDETSFKKIVDKNAFTLHFHDFRLTKKTAKMAKGCKAVCAFVNDDLSEDVLTELYQGGTRLVAMRCAGFDKVDLDAAKRIGMQVVRVPAYSPEAVAEHAIGLMMCLNRRYHKAYQRTRDANFSLEGLVGFNFYGKTVGVIGSGKIGIAAMRILKGLGMNILCFDPYENPLAIEIGAKYVSLPELFAQSDIITLHCPMTKENYHLLDENAFNQMKDGVMIINTSRGELLDSVAAIEALKRGRIGALGLDVYDNEKDLFFQDKSNDVIVDDVFRRLSACHNVLFTGHQAFLTEDALHNIAQTTLNNVLAFEQGTTSGNELIN; this is translated from the coding sequence ATGATCGATATCGCTTTCTTCAGCGCAAAAACTTACGACGAAACCTCATTCAAAAAAATCGTCGACAAAAACGCGTTCACGCTCCATTTCCATGATTTTCGTCTAACGAAGAAAACCGCCAAAATGGCCAAAGGCTGTAAAGCTGTATGTGCATTTGTGAACGATGATCTGAGTGAAGATGTTCTGACTGAACTGTATCAAGGGGGTACCCGCCTTGTTGCGATGCGCTGTGCAGGTTTCGACAAGGTTGATCTGGATGCCGCTAAACGCATTGGTATGCAAGTGGTGCGTGTTCCGGCTTATTCACCGGAAGCTGTTGCGGAACATGCCATTGGTCTGATGATGTGTCTGAACCGCCGCTACCACAAAGCGTATCAGCGTACCCGTGACGCGAACTTCTCTTTGGAAGGCCTGGTCGGTTTTAACTTTTATGGTAAAACCGTCGGCGTTATTGGCTCAGGTAAAATTGGCATCGCGGCCATGCGTATTCTCAAAGGGCTGGGCATGAACATTTTGTGTTTCGATCCGTATGAGAACCCGCTGGCGATTGAAATCGGCGCAAAGTACGTGTCGCTGCCAGAGCTGTTCGCCCAAAGCGACATCATTACCCTGCACTGTCCGATGACGAAAGAGAACTACCATCTGCTGGATGAAAATGCGTTCAATCAAATGAAAGACGGCGTGATGATCATCAACACCAGTCGGGGTGAACTGCTGGATTCGGTTGCCGCGATTGAAGCGTTGAAACGAGGTCGTATCGGCGCACTGGGGTTGGATGTGTACGATAACGAGAAAGATCTGTTCTTCCAGGACAAGTCGAACGATGTCATTGTCGACGATGTGTTCCGTCGCCTGTCAGCGTGTCACAACGTACTGTTTACTGGCCATCAGGCGTTTCTGACCGAAGATGCCCTGCACAATATCGCCCAGACAACGCTGAACAACGTACTGGCCTTTGAGCAAGGCACGACGTCAGGCAACGAACTAATTAACTAA
- a CDS encoding bifunctional ADP-dependent NAD(P)H-hydrate dehydratase/NAD(P)H-hydrate epimerase — protein sequence MPLPKVFYTAQQVKQGEVMAAKTKGLEMFSLMERAGQAVFTVAYAQYPGTHHWLVCCGGGNNGGDGYIVACLARSLGVQVTVWQIGDPEQLKGDALSAYYHWLDHGGEVYPIDEVVPDDVDLIVDGLLGTGLTGTVREPMQQLIDTLNRCSAPIVAIDIPSGLCANTGAVLGTSIRAQHTVSFIGLKQGLVTGKARNYVGELHFAGLGLEESFSQQNVPTVQAIDQKTLKQLLPKREPCSHKGSHGKAVIVGGNDGMGGAVILAAQACARVGSGLTATLMHPSNTAPMLSACPEIMAAGWTDEAMIDERLQWCDVLAIGPGLGRNDTALQMMHKVQKQPKPKVMDADALHFLAQSANFDQQRILTPHPAEAAKLMDTKVSSIEADRYSAVKALQKKYGGVVVLKGAGTLVCDGKETYVCLAGNPGMATGGMGDVLTGIIVSLLAQGLSLFEAAKMGVLIHSLAADQNAKAFGERGLLASDLLHHLRSLVN from the coding sequence ATGCCGTTACCGAAAGTTTTCTATACCGCGCAACAAGTCAAACAAGGTGAAGTGATGGCGGCCAAAACCAAAGGGTTGGAGATGTTCAGCCTGATGGAACGGGCCGGACAGGCGGTGTTTACCGTCGCGTATGCCCAATATCCGGGAACGCATCACTGGCTGGTATGTTGCGGTGGCGGTAACAATGGTGGCGACGGTTATATTGTGGCGTGTCTGGCCCGCTCGCTGGGCGTTCAGGTAACGGTTTGGCAAATAGGGGACCCAGAGCAGCTCAAGGGAGATGCACTTTCTGCCTATTACCACTGGCTGGATCATGGGGGAGAAGTGTATCCGATCGATGAAGTGGTGCCGGATGATGTTGATTTGATCGTCGATGGGCTGCTCGGCACTGGCCTAACGGGTACCGTTCGCGAACCGATGCAGCAATTGATTGATACGCTGAACCGCTGCTCAGCGCCGATTGTCGCAATTGATATTCCGTCAGGGTTATGTGCCAACACTGGTGCGGTTTTGGGCACGTCGATACGCGCTCAGCATACCGTCAGTTTTATCGGGCTGAAACAAGGGTTAGTAACGGGTAAAGCGCGTAACTACGTCGGAGAATTGCACTTTGCCGGGCTGGGGCTGGAAGAAAGCTTTAGTCAGCAAAATGTGCCGACCGTTCAGGCGATCGATCAGAAAACGCTTAAGCAACTGCTGCCCAAGCGAGAACCCTGCTCGCACAAAGGCAGCCATGGCAAAGCTGTGATCGTGGGCGGAAATGACGGTATGGGGGGCGCGGTGATCCTTGCGGCTCAGGCGTGTGCGCGGGTCGGCAGTGGATTAACCGCCACGCTGATGCATCCGAGTAATACCGCTCCCATGTTGTCCGCTTGTCCTGAAATCATGGCGGCAGGATGGACTGACGAAGCGATGATCGATGAGCGTCTGCAATGGTGTGATGTGCTGGCGATTGGCCCGGGACTGGGGCGAAATGACACCGCGCTGCAAATGATGCACAAAGTGCAAAAGCAGCCCAAACCGAAAGTCATGGATGCTGATGCGCTGCATTTTCTGGCGCAATCCGCAAACTTCGACCAGCAGCGTATTCTGACGCCGCATCCGGCAGAAGCGGCCAAACTGATGGATACCAAAGTCTCGAGTATCGAGGCGGATCGTTATAGCGCGGTGAAAGCGCTGCAGAAAAAATATGGCGGCGTGGTGGTATTGAAAGGGGCCGGGACACTGGTGTGTGATGGCAAAGAAACGTACGTGTGCTTGGCGGGCAATCCGGGAATGGCAACGGGCGGAATGGGCGATGTGCTGACAGGTATTATCGTTTCACTGCTTGCGCAGGGCCTGAGTCTGTTTGAGGCCGCGAAAATGGGCGTTTTGATCCACAGTTTAGCGGCGGATCAAAACGCCAAAGCGTTTGGCGAGCGTGGCTTGCTCGCCAGTGACTTACTGCACCATCTGCGCAGTTTAGTTAATTAG
- a CDS encoding PAS domain-containing protein encodes MLSLPAEFEQFHWMVDMVQNVDMGLIVLDRDYNVQVWNGFMTHHSGKLAHEAIGQSLFTLFPEIHKEWFKLKTKPVYDLGCRSFITWQQRPYLFKCRNVRPVTQQAEFMYQNITLNPMRTPTGKVNSLFLSIQDATAEALMTLQAK; translated from the coding sequence ATGTTGTCGCTTCCTGCAGAATTTGAACAATTTCACTGGATGGTGGATATGGTTCAGAACGTCGATATGGGACTGATTGTCCTCGATCGTGATTACAACGTTCAGGTTTGGAACGGCTTTATGACTCATCACAGTGGTAAGTTAGCGCATGAAGCGATAGGCCAATCCTTGTTTACTCTGTTTCCTGAGATTCATAAAGAGTGGTTCAAACTCAAAACCAAGCCTGTTTACGATTTGGGGTGTCGCAGTTTCATTACCTGGCAGCAGCGTCCGTATCTGTTTAAATGCCGCAATGTGCGTCCGGTGACCCAGCAGGCCGAGTTCATGTATCAAAACATCACGCTCAACCCGATGCGAACGCCGACAGGCAAGGTGAATTCATTATTCTTGTCGATACAGGATGCCACCGCCGAAGCGCTGATGACGTTGCAAGCCAAGTAA
- a CDS encoding response regulator, giving the protein MSYSVLICDDSALARKQMARSLPASLNADITFAVHGLDALSILETQRFQLMFLDLTMPELDGFGTLEAMRDKGYTTPVVVVSGDIQPKAKERVLALGAKAFIQKPINKDDLNAVIRTLVEPPTQPRIVTPISIELPVLRRRDIYMEVANVSIGRAADALARHFDVFVQLPLPNVNIFEVSELHMALRDLADNVHVSGVCQGFSGEGIAGEALVLLTDSSVADLKKLMKVPADNEELEELELIMDVSNILVGSFLNGLGEQAEVRFFQSSPVLLGQHIPIDSVIQSTAGSFKKTMTFEVSYNIEGTSIRCDLLFMFVDESLPLLDSKLAYLMEDF; this is encoded by the coding sequence ATGTCGTATTCAGTACTCATCTGCGATGACTCAGCGTTGGCTCGAAAGCAGATGGCACGCTCTCTCCCTGCATCGCTTAATGCAGATATCACCTTTGCTGTACATGGACTGGATGCGCTGAGTATTTTAGAAACGCAGCGCTTTCAGTTGATGTTTCTCGATTTGACGATGCCGGAACTGGATGGTTTCGGCACGTTAGAAGCAATGCGTGATAAAGGCTATACCACTCCTGTGGTGGTGGTGTCCGGCGATATTCAACCCAAAGCGAAAGAACGCGTATTGGCCCTCGGTGCTAAAGCCTTCATTCAAAAACCGATTAATAAAGACGATCTCAATGCGGTTATCCGTACGCTGGTTGAACCGCCCACGCAGCCACGTATCGTTACGCCTATTTCCATTGAACTGCCGGTTCTGCGCCGCCGCGATATTTATATGGAAGTGGCGAACGTTTCTATCGGCCGGGCAGCGGATGCTTTAGCACGTCACTTCGACGTGTTTGTGCAGTTACCTCTGCCAAACGTAAATATTTTTGAAGTGAGTGAACTGCACATGGCGCTGCGTGACTTGGCAGATAACGTCCACGTTTCCGGTGTTTGTCAGGGCTTTAGTGGCGAAGGGATTGCGGGGGAAGCTTTGGTTTTGCTGACCGATTCCAGTGTCGCCGATCTGAAAAAACTGATGAAAGTGCCAGCTGATAATGAAGAGTTGGAAGAGTTAGAGCTCATCATGGATGTCTCCAATATTTTGGTCGGGTCTTTTCTGAATGGGTTGGGCGAGCAGGCCGAAGTGCGTTTCTTCCAGAGCTCGCCGGTGCTGCTCGGTCAGCACATTCCAATCGATTCTGTGATTCAGTCAACCGCAGGTTCGTTTAAGAAAACCATGACGTTTGAAGTCAGCTACAACATAGAAGGCACGTCGATCCGCTGCGATCTCTTGTTTATGTTTGTTGATGAATCGCTACCGCTTCTGGACAGCAAACTCGCTTATCTGATGGAGGATTTCTGA
- a CDS encoding threonine/serine exporter family protein gives MPSQYRIDKIVEIGDTLHRSGCAPYKVEKYTQFYAQKHGVDVMIQATPTTINYQFPDDNNAVVMKRLKPASINLSLLANTIIRINQPSHEPVPEPIGYPKWIIALANMGIPPAYLMLVGSTLEAVMIAVLLGFLVWISQLICHSRRAIAVEFVAALITGVLVAFLASTGLPIPVWALCVAAVILFVPGLSIANSLECLAFNDLVSGTSLFGQSALTLIKLFVGIVIGLNIGEAIWGQAPATTYKNEVPLALHIFGLFLLSTSIGVLFNARPKDILLGLPVAVLGMWGPFYLGFDAGWVVGTWVTTVLITLYGTWLAKKMELTGSIYIVQGIIILVPGSRVLISASQSVFEQSILPIPSIGLSALFMFSAIVAGQITAYSIYSPKIER, from the coding sequence ATGCCGTCACAGTATCGAATCGACAAAATTGTTGAGATTGGCGACACACTTCATCGCAGCGGATGTGCCCCTTATAAAGTAGAAAAATACACCCAGTTTTATGCGCAAAAACATGGGGTGGATGTGATGATTCAGGCGACACCGACAACGATCAACTACCAGTTTCCAGACGACAACAACGCTGTGGTCATGAAACGTTTAAAGCCAGCTTCAATTAACCTTAGCTTGCTGGCCAATACGATTATCCGTATCAACCAGCCAAGCCATGAACCAGTTCCCGAACCCATTGGTTATCCCAAATGGATCATCGCGCTCGCCAATATGGGAATTCCGCCAGCCTATCTGATGTTAGTGGGGAGTACGCTGGAAGCGGTTATGATCGCCGTGTTGCTTGGCTTTCTGGTTTGGATCAGTCAACTGATTTGCCATTCACGCCGAGCGATTGCGGTGGAATTTGTGGCTGCACTTATTACTGGTGTGCTGGTGGCATTTCTGGCCAGTACCGGCTTGCCCATTCCGGTTTGGGCGCTATGTGTTGCGGCCGTGATTCTGTTTGTCCCCGGATTATCAATTGCGAACTCATTGGAATGTTTGGCGTTCAACGACCTGGTCTCCGGCACCAGTTTATTCGGTCAGAGTGCGCTGACGCTCATTAAGCTTTTTGTCGGGATTGTGATTGGTCTAAACATCGGGGAAGCGATATGGGGTCAAGCTCCGGCGACAACGTACAAAAACGAAGTACCGCTGGCCCTGCATATTTTCGGCTTGTTCCTGCTCTCGACATCGATCGGTGTCCTGTTTAATGCTCGCCCGAAAGATATTCTGCTTGGTTTGCCCGTCGCCGTATTGGGGATGTGGGGACCATTTTATCTCGGCTTTGATGCAGGATGGGTGGTGGGCACCTGGGTAACGACCGTACTTATCACTTTGTATGGTACCTGGCTGGCCAAAAAAATGGAGCTCACAGGCTCCATCTATATCGTTCAGGGGATCATTATTCTGGTTCCGGGTAGCCGGGTGTTGATCAGCGCCAGCCAATCGGTATTTGAACAGTCGATTCTGCCGATCCCAAGCATTGGCCTATCGGCGTTGTTTATGTTTTCCGCCATCGTTGCGGGCCAGATTACCGCCTATTCGATTTACTCTCCTAAAATCGAACGTTAA
- a CDS encoding cold-shock protein — MSTPVTGTVKWFNETKGFGFIKQENGPDVFAHFSAIQGDGFRTLAEGQKVEFVITQGQKGPQAESIKVL, encoded by the coding sequence ATGTCTACTCCAGTTACTGGTACCGTTAAATGGTTCAACGAAACTAAAGGCTTCGGCTTCATCAAACAAGAAAACGGTCCTGACGTTTTTGCTCACTTCAGCGCAATCCAAGGTGACGGTTTCCGCACTCTTGCTGAAGGTCAAAAAGTTGAGTTCGTAATCACTCAAGGTCAAAAAGGTCCTCAAGCAGAAAGCATCAAAGTTCTGTAA
- a CDS encoding YaeQ family protein, with amino-acid sequence MALKPTIYKFRIALTDMNRDHYDTLNLTVALHPSETEERMMARVLAYCLNAHPQLQFTKGISTTSEPDIWQQDLAGHNELWIELGEPEVERVKKATRLADVVKVYTYQTKSDIWWQQNKGKLGYHSAEIVRFDPEAITALAANPKRTVDLSVMITGHTVFVEGDLNSHEINFDLLQALPD; translated from the coding sequence ATGGCACTGAAACCAACCATTTATAAGTTCCGCATCGCACTGACGGACATGAACCGCGATCATTACGATACGCTCAACCTTACCGTGGCACTCCACCCTTCAGAAACCGAAGAGCGTATGATGGCACGTGTACTGGCTTACTGTCTTAATGCCCACCCTCAACTACAGTTTACCAAAGGCATTTCGACCACCAGCGAGCCGGACATCTGGCAACAAGACTTAGCCGGGCACAACGAACTCTGGATCGAATTAGGTGAGCCAGAGGTCGAACGGGTGAAAAAGGCGACCCGCCTGGCCGATGTAGTAAAAGTCTACACCTATCAAACCAAGTCAGATATCTGGTGGCAACAGAACAAAGGTAAACTAGGCTACCACAGCGCTGAAATTGTGCGCTTTGACCCTGAAGCAATTACTGCCTTAGCTGCGAATCCCAAACGCACGGTTGACCTCTCGGTAATGATTACGGGTCATACCGTATTCGTTGAAGGTGACCTCAACAGCCACGAGATCAACTTCGATCTGCTGCAAGCGTTACCAGACTAA
- a CDS encoding GGDEF domain-containing protein, which yields MIARLINHHLRLTNDDEQYRRIYLNCASAMLLAANNVFFLFYNTVLDFYPPLVYAHLTTLAIVCYTQYLLFVRKKACMSAVLLTCVIFLLTHFYMFDEGNREYALIFGLITPVVAIALLPRKISLPAIAIQFAVFNYFMLSHMDVWQPAEDNFASYINLVVVWITLAIIIWYFDASRLHAYRKMNEANLKLEKLAMTDSLTGVFNRHYIERRIANSTRPFHVAMIDVDNFKMVNDQFGHVAGDNVLKGIADVLTQSFASVGIVGRWGGEEFIVLLTEGDSEDIYHLTEQARAKVATTNFEIKAPVSISIGLAQHDLGDYEATLRKVDKALYSAKSEGKNRIVSTFRY from the coding sequence ATGATTGCACGGCTTATCAACCACCACCTTCGTCTGACTAACGATGACGAGCAGTACCGGCGTATATATCTCAATTGCGCATCGGCGATGTTGCTCGCTGCAAACAACGTCTTTTTCCTGTTCTACAATACGGTTCTCGATTTCTATCCTCCTTTGGTATACGCGCATCTGACAACACTGGCGATTGTCTGCTATACCCAATACCTTCTGTTTGTTAGGAAAAAGGCCTGCATGTCAGCAGTACTACTCACCTGCGTGATTTTCCTGTTGACCCATTTTTATATGTTTGATGAAGGGAACCGCGAATACGCTTTAATTTTTGGGTTGATCACGCCAGTCGTCGCAATTGCATTACTTCCCAGAAAAATTTCACTTCCCGCGATTGCCATCCAGTTTGCCGTCTTTAACTACTTCATGCTGTCGCACATGGATGTTTGGCAACCCGCAGAAGATAACTTTGCCAGCTACATCAATTTGGTGGTCGTTTGGATCACATTAGCCATCATCATTTGGTATTTCGACGCTAGTCGCTTGCATGCATACCGGAAAATGAACGAGGCCAACCTCAAGCTGGAAAAACTGGCGATGACCGATTCTCTTACGGGTGTGTTCAACCGCCACTATATTGAGCGCCGCATTGCCAACAGCACTCGTCCTTTCCATGTGGCCATGATTGACGTTGATAACTTTAAGATGGTCAACGATCAATTCGGACACGTGGCCGGAGATAACGTCCTGAAAGGAATTGCCGATGTGCTCACCCAGTCGTTTGCCAGTGTGGGGATTGTTGGACGCTGGGGTGGCGAAGAGTTCATAGTACTGCTTACTGAAGGTGACAGTGAGGATATCTACCATTTGACTGAACAGGCACGAGCGAAAGTCGCGACCACTAATTTTGAGATCAAAGCACCAGTATCCATCAGTATTGGGCTGGCTCAGCATGATCTCGGTGACTATGAAGCGACGCTGCGTAAAGTCGACAAAGCGCTTTACAGCGCGAAGTCGGAAGGCAAAAACCGTATCGTCTCGACATTCCGTTACTAG
- the hmpA gene encoding NO-inducible flavohemoprotein, translating into MLNNHNIAIIKSTIPLLESAGPALTQHFYQRMFSHNPELKDIFNMTHQKTGRQSVALFEAIAAYAKNIENLAALTAAVERIAHKHTSFNIQPEHYQIVGHHLIETLRELAPDAFTQEVEEAWTAAYLFLAKVFIDREGELYLQRKQAVGGWANAREFVVAEKRVESELVTSFILAPKDGGSVLDYQPGQYIGIEVTPKGGQYKEIRQYSLSQAPNGVNYRISVKREGVGSEFEGLVSNHLHDHVEEGDSVSLYAPAGDFFYVERDRPVVLISAGVGATPVQAMLQTLAQGEKQQVTYLHACNSPLQHSFVDETATLIAAKGWQQHIWYLNGQRGASRSGAMDLSLVALPLTDGDFYLCGPLAFMESIVKQLMALGVSGERIHYEVFGPHATLNA; encoded by the coding sequence ATGCTCAACAATCATAATATTGCCATCATCAAAAGCACCATTCCTTTGCTTGAGTCCGCAGGTCCTGCGCTGACTCAACATTTTTATCAGCGCATGTTCAGCCACAACCCGGAACTGAAAGACATCTTCAACATGACACACCAAAAAACGGGTCGTCAGAGTGTTGCGCTGTTTGAAGCCATTGCGGCGTACGCCAAGAACATCGAAAACCTTGCCGCGCTGACGGCAGCAGTTGAACGTATTGCGCATAAACATACCAGCTTCAACATTCAGCCAGAACACTACCAAATCGTGGGTCATCATCTGATTGAAACCCTGCGTGAACTGGCGCCTGACGCATTCACACAAGAAGTGGAAGAAGCGTGGACGGCAGCCTATCTGTTCCTGGCCAAAGTGTTTATTGACCGGGAAGGCGAACTGTATTTGCAGCGCAAACAAGCCGTCGGTGGTTGGGCGAATGCGCGCGAATTTGTCGTTGCAGAAAAACGAGTGGAATCGGAGCTGGTGACCAGTTTCATTCTGGCACCAAAAGATGGCGGGTCTGTCTTGGATTATCAGCCAGGTCAGTATATTGGGATTGAAGTAACGCCAAAGGGTGGTCAGTACAAAGAGATCCGTCAGTACTCACTATCACAAGCACCAAATGGTGTGAACTACCGCATTTCAGTTAAGCGTGAAGGTGTTGGCAGCGAGTTTGAAGGTTTGGTGTCAAATCACCTGCATGACCATGTTGAAGAGGGGGATAGTGTCTCGCTATACGCTCCAGCTGGTGATTTCTTCTATGTTGAGCGTGATCGCCCGGTGGTCCTGATTTCTGCTGGTGTGGGCGCGACACCCGTTCAGGCCATGCTGCAAACTCTGGCTCAGGGTGAGAAACAGCAGGTGACTTATCTGCACGCGTGTAACTCGCCTTTGCAGCACTCTTTTGTTGACGAAACTGCAACCCTGATAGCGGCAAAAGGCTGGCAGCAACATATTTGGTATCTAAATGGTCAACGCGGCGCTTCGCGCTCTGGAGCGATGGATCTCAGTCTGGTTGCTCTGCCACTGACAGATGGCGACTTCTATTTGTGTGGCCCACTGGCCTTCATGGAAAGCATCGTCAAACAGCTAATGGCTCTGGGTGTGAGTGGTGAGCGTATTCACTACGAAGTATTTGGTCCGCACGCTACGCTCAATGCCTGA